The Ignavibacteriota bacterium genome window below encodes:
- a CDS encoding OmpA family protein, with protein sequence MTTVHRTGSYRGVSASCGIQGRVMEMTLTATGLTNGQERRLGTYPENPDSDGDGLPDGEEVKRYRTNPLRTDSDSDGLSDADEVVKYKTDPIRFDSDGDGLSDGDEILKYSSDPTRVDTDGDGLTDGDEILKLKTDPLKVDGDSDGLSDWDEVKSYRTDPANPDTDGDGIIDGEEVTKYKTSPLKVDTDGGGMIDGAEIIRGTDPLSPKDDVVKETIILERGKSVVMDGINFTTGNATLTRESEDILERAFTALAANPEIKLEIAGYTDNVGSKAANEKLSQRRADAVRAWFIAKGDRGKPLDGARLRHARPDRYECDRPMGAQRTDGSSSTSNKH encoded by the coding sequence GTGACAACAGTTCACCGGACGGGTTCGTATCGGGGCGTGTCGGCATCGTGTGGTATCCAGGGTCGGGTGATGGAGATGACGCTGACGGCGACGGGGCTCACCAACGGGCAGGAACGTCGACTGGGCACGTATCCGGAGAATCCGGACAGCGATGGCGACGGCCTTCCGGATGGAGAAGAGGTGAAACGCTACCGCACCAATCCGCTCCGGACCGACAGCGACAGCGATGGGCTGTCGGATGCTGATGAGGTGGTGAAATACAAGACCGACCCGATCCGGTTCGATTCGGATGGTGACGGACTGTCGGATGGGGACGAGATCCTGAAGTACTCCTCCGATCCAACGCGTGTCGATACGGACGGCGATGGACTCACCGACGGCGACGAGATCCTGAAGCTGAAGACCGATCCATTGAAGGTGGACGGCGACAGCGACGGGCTCTCGGACTGGGACGAAGTGAAGTCCTATCGCACGGATCCTGCGAATCCGGATACGGACGGGGACGGCATCATCGACGGCGAGGAAGTGACCAAGTACAAGACGAGTCCCCTCAAGGTCGATACGGACGGCGGTGGGATGATCGATGGTGCAGAGATCATTCGTGGTACCGACCCACTGAGCCCGAAGGATGATGTGGTGAAAGAGACCATCATTCTCGAGCGCGGCAAATCCGTGGTCATGGATGGGATCAACTTCACGACCGGGAACGCCACACTGACCCGGGAGTCCGAAGATATCCTGGAGCGCGCGTTCACAGCGCTTGCCGCCAACCCCGAGATCAAGCTGGAGATCGCGGGATACACCGACAACGTCGGGAGCAAGGCCGCGAATGAGAAGCTCTCCCAGCGTCGTGCCGATGCGGTCCGTGCCTGGTTCATCGCGAAGGGGGATCGCGGCAAGCCGCTTGACGGCGCGCGGCTTCGGCATGCGAGACCCGATCGATAC